The Diospyros lotus cultivar Yz01 chromosome 15, ASM1463336v1, whole genome shotgun sequence genome has a window encoding:
- the LOC127791915 gene encoding aspartate aminotransferase, mitochondrial: MSFGTAMSRQLLRCSSAATLGAPRSMSSWWRHVEPAPKDPILGVAEAFLADPSPNKVNVGVGAYRDDNGKPVVLECVREAERRIAGNMNMEYLPMGGSLKMVEETLKLAYGENSNLIKDKRIAAVQSLSGTGACRLFADFQKRFSPDSQIYIPVPTWANHHNIWRDAHIPQRTFHYYHPESRGLNFPAMMDDIKNAPNGSFFLLHACAHNPTGVDPSEEQWREISYQFKVKGHFAFFDMAYQGFASGDPERDAKSIRIFLEDGHLIGCAQSYAKNMGLYGQRVGCLSVVCEDEKQAVAVKSQLQQLARPMYSSPPVHGAVIVSIILSDPDLKKLWLKEVKGMADRIIGMRTALRENLEKLGSPLSWEHITKQIGMFCYSGLTPEQVDRLTSEYHIYLTRNGRISMAGVTTGNVGYLANAIHEVTKSAQ; this comes from the exons ATGTCGTTTGGAACGGCCATGTCGAGGCAACTCCTGAGGTGTTCGAGCGCCGCCACGCTGGGAGCGCCGAGGTCCATGTCGTCGTGGTGGCGACACGTGGAGCCGGCTCCCAAGGACCCCATTCTCGGCGTCGCCGAAGCCTTTCTCGCAGATCCGAGTCCTAACAAAGTCAATGTTGGAGTT GGGGCGTACCGTGACGATAACGGGAAGCCGGTGGTGCTCGAGTGTGTTCGGGAAGCTGAGAGGAGGATCGCCGGCAATATGAACAT GGAATATCTTCCAATGGGAGGGAGTCTGAAGATGGTTGAGGAAACACTGAAGCTAGCCTATGGGGAGAATTCTAATTTGATTAAAGATAAGCGTATTGCAGCAGTGCAATCTCTATCAGGGACAGGTGCATGCCGCCTTTTTGCAGACTTTCAGAAGCGTTTTTCCCCTGATTCTCAAATATACATACCTGTCCCCACCTGGGCCAA CCATCATAATATCTGGAGAGATGCTCATATCCCTCAAAGGACGTTCCATTACTACCATCCAGAGTCCAGAGGGTTGAATTTTCCTGCAATGATGGATGACATTAAG AATGCACCAAATGGTTCATTCTTTCTGCTTCATGCTTGTGCTCATAACCCTACTGGAGTGGATCCTTCAGAGGAGCAATGGAGAGAGATTTCATACCAGTTCAAG gTTAAAGGTCATTTTGCATTCTTTGACATGGCATATCAAGGTTTTGCTAGTGGTGATCCAGAGAGGGATGCAAAGTCTATTAGAATTTTTCTTGAAGATGGTCACTTGATTGGATGTGCTCAATCATATGCCAAAAATATGGGACTCTATGGCCAGAGGGTAGGATGCCTCAG TGTGGTCTGTGAAGATGAAAAACAAGCCGTTGCTGTCAAAAGTCAGTTACAGCAGCTTGCCAGACCCATGTACAGTAGTCCACCTGTTCATGGTGCAGTGATTGTTTCTATCATACTTAGTGACCCAGACTTGAAGAAGTTGTGGCTTAAGGAAGTtaag GGCATGGCTGATCGAATCATTGGAATGCGGACTGCCTTGCGTGAAAACCTTGAAAAGTTGGGATCACCTCTATCTTGGGAGCACATAACTAAGCAG ATCGGAATGTTCTGCTATAGTGGGTTGACTCCCGAACAAGTCGATCGTTTGACTAGCGAATACCATATTTACCTGACACGCAATGGTCGGATCAG TATGGCAGGCGTTACAACGGGTAATGTGGGATACTTGGCAAATGCTATCCATGAGGTCACAAAATCTGCTCAGTGA
- the LOC127791917 gene encoding peroxidase P7-like: protein MASVDTITNFLATLSVIVTLLAFHGRAQLSPTFYSSTCPNVQTIVRDAMEEAVEKEARMGASILRLFFHDCFVQGCDASILLDDTATFTGEKNAIPNKNSARGFEVIDAIKTKVEAACSNTVSCADILALAARDGVVLLGGPTWTVELGRRDSRTASLTAANTQIPFPSDNLSTLISLFAAKGLSARDMTALSGSHTIGQARCTNFRARIYNETNIDPNFAALRQANCPTSGGDNNLAPLDIQTPTQFDNAYYQNLVVRRGLLHSDQQLFNGGSQDALVKTYSGNSEAFSSDFTAAVVRMGSIDPLTGTAGEIRKNCRLVN from the exons ATGGCGTCCGTTGATACTATTACCAACTTCTTGGCCACACTATCTGTCATTGTAACTCTTCTTGCCTTCCATGGCCGAGCGCAGCTTTCTCCTACTTTCTACTCCTCCACTTGCCCTAATGTGCAGACCATCGTACGAGACGCCATGGAAGAAGCTGTTGAAAAGGAGGCTCGAATGGGCGCCTCCATCCTTCGCCTGTTCTTCCACGATTGCTTCGTCCAG GGCTGCGATGCGTCAATTCTGCTGGACGACACGGCCACCTTCACCGGCGAGAAGAACGCTATCCCAAACAAGAACTCGGCGAGAGGGTTTGAAGTGATCGACGCCATTAAAACCAAGGTGGAAGCTGCCTGTAGCAACACTGTGTCCTGTGCAGACATCCTGGCTCTCGCTGCTCGAGATGGGGTTGTCTTG CTGGGAGGGCCAACATGGACGGTGGAACTAGGCAGAAGAGACTCAAGAACCGCCAGCCTAACTGCAGCCAACACCCAAATCCCTTTCCCATCCGACAACCTCTCCACCCTAATCTCCCTGTTCGCCGCCAAAGGCCTCTCTGCCCGGGACATGACGGCGCTCTCCGGCAGCCACACCATCGGCCAAGCTCGCTGCACCAACTTCAGGGCTCGGATATATAACGAAACCAACATTGATCCAAACTTCGCAGCCCTCCGACAAGCCAATTGCCCGACCTCCGGCGGCGATAACAACTTGGCTCCGCTCGACATCCAGACCCCGACTCAGTTCGACAACGCCTACTACCAGAACTTGGTGGTTCGACGAGGGTTGCTCCACTCGGACCAGCAGCTGTTCAACGGTGGATCACAAGATGCACTTGTTAAGACTTACAGTGGTAATAGTGAAGCTTTTTCAAGTGATTTTACAGCTGCAGTGGTGAGAATGGGGAGCATCGATCCCCTTACAGGAACCGCTGGAGAGATTAGAAAGAACTGCAGGCTGGTTAACTGA